In Streptomyces sp. 71268, the DNA window GTCGGTGGCCGAGCAGGACGCCGAGTACGGCCCGCGTCTGCACGACCGCGACCCGGACCTGTGCTGCGCGCTGCGCAAGGTGGCCCCCCTTGAGGAGGGGCTCGCCGGCTACGACGCGTGGGCGACGGGCCTGCGCCGCGACGAGTCCCCGACCCGCGCCGGCACGCCGGTGGTGGGCTGGGACGCGCGGCGCGGCAAGGTGAAGCTGTCGCCGATAGCCCGCTGGACGCAGGAGGACGTGGACGCCTACGTCACCGAGCACGGCGTCCTCACCAACCCGCTGCTGATGGACGGTTACGCGTCCGTCGGCTGCGCCCCCTGCACCCGGCGGGTGCTCGCGGGCGAGGACGCGCGGGCCGGGCGCTGGGCGGGGCGCGGCAAGACGGAATGCGGGCTGCACGGCTGATGACGGACACACACATACCCCAGGAGCCATCGATGAGCACGGCCCCGGCAGACGGGCCCACCGCGGGCACCCCGCACGACGCGAACGCCGTGCGGGCCACCCGGTCAGTCGGCGGGACGGTGTGGCTGACCGGCTTGCCCAGCGCGGGCAAGACGACGATCGCCTACGCGCTGGCCGAGCGGCTGACCGGCGAGGGACACCGGGTCGAGGTGCTCGACGGCGACGAGATCCGCGAGTTCCTCTCGGCCGGGCTCGGCTTCTCGCGCGCGGACCGGCACACCAACGTGCAGCGGATCGGCTTCGTGGCCGAACTGCTGGCCTCGCACGGCGTCATCACGCTGGTACCGGTCATCGCCCCGTACGCCGACAGCCGGGAGGCGGTGCGCAAGCGGCACCAGAGCGCGGGCACGCCGTACCTGGAGGTCCACGTGGCGACCCCGGTCGAGGTGTGCTCCGAGCGTGATGTGAAGGGCCTGTACGCCAAGCAGGCGGCGGGCGAGATCTCCGGGCTGACCGGCGTGGACGACCCGTACGAGGCGCCGACGGACCCGGACCTGCGGATCGAGACGCACCGGCAGGGTGTGCACGAGTCCGCGGCGGCGCTGCACGCGCTGCTGGCCACGCGGGGGATGGTGTGAGCGGCGCACGCACGGCGAACGACGCACACTGCGACCTAGAGGAGCCCCCCATGACACCCCCCGCGTCCGTCGGTGCGGACACCGACAACCCGTACGCGCTCGCCCACCTGGACGCCCTGGAGTCCGAGGCGGTGCACATCTTCCGCGAGGTGGCGGGCGAGTTCGAGCGGCCGGTGATCCTGTTCTCCGGCGGCAAGGACTCGATCGTGATGCTGCACCTGGCACTGAAGGCGTTCACGCCGGCGCCGGTGCCCTTCGCGCTGCTGCACGTGGACACCGGGCACAACTTCCCCGAGGTCATCGACTACCGCGACCGGGTCGCGGAGCGGCACGGGCTGCGGCTGCACGTGGCCTCGGTGCAGGAGTTCATCGACCGCGGCGAGCTGCGCGAGCGGCCCGACGGCACCCGCAACCCGCTCCAGACGGTGCCGCTGCTGGACGCCATCGAGAAGAACCGCTTCGACGCGGTCTTCGGCGGCGGCCGGCGGGACGAGGAGAAGGCACGGGCCAAGGAGCGGGTGTTCTCGCTGCGGGACGAGTTCGGCGGCTGGGACCCGCGCCGCCAGCGTCCCGAGCTGTGGCAGCTCTACAACGGGCGCCACTCCCCCGGCGAACACGTGCGTGTCTTCCCGCTGTCGAACTGGACCGAGCTGGACGTGTGGCAGTACATCGAGCGGGAGAAGATCGACCTCCCGGCGATCTACTACGCGCACGAGCGCGAGGTCTTCTCCCGCTCGGGCATGTGGCTGGCGCCCGGCGAGTGGGGCGGCCCGCGCGAGGGCGAGCGGGTCGAACGCCGCCTGGTGCGCTACCGCACGGTCGGCGACATGTCCTGCACCGGCGCCGTCGACTCCCAGGCGGCCACCATCTCCCAGGTCATCGAGGAGATAGCGGCGTCCAGACTCACCGAGCGGGGCGCCACGCGGGCGGACGACAAGCTGTCCGAGGCCGCGATGGAAGACCGCAAGCGCGAGGGGTACTTCTAACCATGACGAGCATCATCACCGGCCAGCCCGGGCCGACCGAGCGGGCGCCGGCCGCCTCGCTGCTGCGCTTCGCGACCGCCGGCAGCGTGGACGACGGGAAGTCCACGCTGGTGGGGCGGCTGCTGCACGACTCCAAGTCGGTACTGGCCGACCAGTTGGAGGCGGTCGAGCACGCCTCGCGGCACCGTGGCACGGAGGGCCCCGACCTGGCGCTGCTGACCGACGGGCTGCGCGCCGAGCGCGAACAGGGCATCACCATCGACGTCGCCTACCGCTACTTCGCCACACCCCGGCGCCGGTTCATCCTCGCCGACACCCCGGGCCACGTGCAGTACACCCGCAACATGGTCACCGGCGCCTCCACGGCCGAGTTGGCCGTGGTGCTGGTGGACGCCCGTAACGGCGTGGTCGAGCAGACCCGCCGGCACGCCGCGGTCGCCGCGCTGCTGCGCGTGCCGCACATCGTGCTCGCCGTCAACAAGATGGACCTGGTGGACTACGCGGAGCCGGTGTTCGCCGCGATCGCCGAGGAGTTCAGCGCGTACGTGGCCTCGCTCGGCATCCCCGGCTGGAGCACCGTCAGCACGTCCGGCGCGGCGGGCGCCGCGGGCTCGGCTGACGCCTGGTGCACGGCCATCCCGATCTCGGCGCTGGCCGGCGACAACGTGGTCGCGCCGTCGGCGAACATGGACTGGTACGGCGGCCCCACGGTGCTCGAACACCTGGAGACGGTGCCGGTGGTGGCCGACCCGGCGCGCGACGTGGCCCGCTTCCCGGTGCAGTACGTCATCCGCCCGCAGTCCGCCGAGCACCCCGACTACCGCGGCTACGCGGGACAGGTGGCCTCCGGCGTGCTGCGGGTGGGGCAGCCGGTGGTGGTGCTGCCGTCCGGGCGCGAGAGCGTGATCGAGGGCATCGACGCGCTGGGCGACCCGGTGGACGCGGCCTGGGCGCCGCAGTCGGTGACGCTGCGGCTCGCCGACGACCTCGACGTCTCGCGCGGCGACCTCATCGCCCCGGCCGACGCGGCCCCCGCCAGCACCCAGGACGTGGCGGCGACGGTGTGCCACGTGGCGGACCGGCCGCTGCGCGTCGGCGACCGCGTACTGCTCAAGCACACCACCCGCACGGTCAAGGCCATCGTCAAGGACATCCCCTCGCGGCTGACCCTCGACGACCTGTCCCAGCACCCGGCGCCGGGCGAGCTGGCCGCCAACGACATCGGCCAGGTGGTGCTGCGGACCGCGCAGCCGCTGGCCCTTGACACGTACGCGGCCTCCCGGCGCACCGGTTCCTTCCTCCTGATCGACCCGGCGGACGGTACGACGCTGACCGCGGGCATGGCCGGCGAGGCGTTCGCCGCCGGTCCGGCGGAGTCGGGCGCGCGGCCCGGCGGCGACCCGGAACGGGGTGTCTGACATGGCGGGTGAGGCGTTCTCGACGTTCGCGAAGGAGGGCGGTCGCGTGGGCAGCGGCGCGCTCGGCTCCGGTCAGGGCGGGGTCGGGCGATGTGCGTGCTAACCGCCCGCCGTGCCCCCACCCCCCGCACCCCCGGCCGCCCGGCCGGATCGCTCGTGCTCTTCCGTACCCCGGAACCACCGCCGGTGCCGCCCTGAGGCGTGCCCCGGCTCGCTGAGAGGAACCACCTGCCATGTCTGCCCTTCCCGCGCCCCGCGCCCGCAGAGCCCGCCGCCGCCTCCTGGCCGCCACCGCCCTGGCCCCGCTGCTGATCGGCGCGCTCGGCGCCTGCGGCTACGGGTCGGAGAAGGAGGACGACGGGAAGAAGCCCGCGGCGAAGGCCAAGGGGGCCAAGATCGACGGCCTGGACTCGGTGCGGATCGGCTACTTCGCCAACGTCACGCACGCCACCCCGCTGGTGGGCATCCAGGAGGGGTTGATCCAGAAGGAGTTGGGCGGCACCCAGATCAAGCCGTTCACCTTCAACGCCGGGCCATCGGAGATCGAGGCGCTCAACGCCGGCTCCATCGACATCGGTTGGATCGGCCCGTCGCCCGCCATCAACGGCTACACCAAGTCCGGCGGCCAGAACCTGCGCATCATCGGCGGCTCCGCCTCCGGCGGCGTCTCGCTGGTGGCCAACCCGGACAAGATCAAGACGCCCGACGACCTCAAGGGCAAGCGGATCGCGACCCCGCAGAAGGGCAACACGCAGGACGTCGCGCTGCTGAACTACCTGTCCGAGAAGGGTTACGACGTCGACGCCCAGACCGGCAAGGGCGACGTGTCGGTGATCCGGCAGGACAACAAGGAGATCCCCACCAGCTTCAAGCAGGGTGGGATCGACGGGGCGTGGGTACCCGAGCCGACCGCCTCCAAGCTGGTGGCCGAGGGCGGCAAGGTCATCCTCGACGAGCGCGACCTGTGGGAGGGCGGCAAGTTCGTCATCACGAACGTGATCGTCTCGCAGAAGTTCCTCAAGGAGCACCCGAAGGTCGTCGAGGCGGTGCTGCGCGGCTCGGTGCGCACCAACGACTGGATCAAGGCCAACCCGGACGCGGCCAAGAAGCAGGTCAACGCGGCCCTGAAGAACCTGACCGGGAGCCAGTTGGACGCCAAGGTCCTCGACCCGGCGTTCAAGAACGTGGACGTCACCAACGACCCGCTCGCCAAGACGCTGCGGGACGAGGCGGAGCACGCCGTCGAAGCGGGCCTGTTGGAGAAGCCCAAGCTCGACGGCATCTACGACCTCACACTGCTGAACAAGGTGCTCAAGGCCGCGGGGAAGCCCGAGGTCGAGGACGCCGGGCTCGGCGCCAGCTAGCACGCGCTACTCGCCACCCCCCACGCGCCGCCCCCCACGTCCTATCGCCCACCGGCCCCCTTCCCAGGAGGTGACGCCATGACCGCCACGCTCACCCAACAGCCCGTCACGACGGAACGGTCCAGCGGCCACGCCGCGCGCATCGACCACGTCTCCAAGTCGTTCGGCCGCCCCGGCGCCCGGCAGCAGGTGCTCGACGACATCACGCTGGACGTCGCGCCCGGCGAGTTCGTCTGCCTGCTCGGCGCCTCCGGGTGCGGCAAGTCCACGCTGCTCAACCTGGTCGCCGGGCTCGACAAGCCGACCGCCGGCAACATCGACGTGCCGGGCGGACGGCCGGCCCTGATGTTCCAGGAACACGCGCTGTTCCCGTGGCTGACGGCGGGCAAGAACATCGAGCTGGCGCTGCGGATGCGGGGGGTGCCGCGCGCGGAGCGGCGCCCGGAGGCCGAGCGGCTGCTGAACCTGGTGCGCCTCAAGGGCGCGTACGGCAAGCGGGTGCACGAGTTGTCCGGCGGCATGCGGCAGCGGGTGGCGCTGTCCAGGGCGTTGGCCCAGGACAGCAAGCTGCTGCTGATGGACGAGCCGTTCGCGGCCCTCGACGCCATCACCCGGGACGTGCTGCACGAGGAGCTGACCCGTATCTGGGCCGAGACGCACGTCTCGGTGCTGTTCGTCACGCACAACGTGAGCGAGGCGGTGCGGCTCGCCCAGCGCGTGGTGCTGCTCTCCTCGCGGCCCGGCCGGATCGCCCGCGAGTGGACCGTGGACATACCCCAGCCGCGGCGCATCGAGGACGCCGCGGTCGCCGACCTGTCCGTAGAGATCACCGAGCAGCTCCGTGGGGAGATCCGGCGCCATGGCCAGCACTGACAACTCGTCCTCCACGGGCCCCGCGGGCCCAGAGCCCCAGGCGGCGGGTCCGGCCGCCGGCACCACCGTCACCAAGGAGCCGGCCGCGACCGGCGCGCCCGAGGGTGGGCCGGACCAGCTCGCCGGCCTGGAGGCGGGCCTGGACGCGCTGGACACCCAGACCAGGACCCGGGTGCCGCTGGCCCGGGTCCTGCTCGACAAGGTCGTACCGCCGATCGTGGCGATCGCCCTGGTCCTGACGGCCTGGCAGCTCGCCTACCACTTCGAGGTCAAGCCGCACTACCAGCTCCCCAGCCCCGCCGACGTGGCGCGGGCGCTGCAGGACAAGTGGCTGGACGGCACGCTGCTGGGCTACGTGTGGGAGAGCGTCTCGCGCGGCGCGCTCGGCTTCGCGGCCTCGCTGATCATCGGCACGCCCCTGGGGCTCCTGGTGGCACGGGTGTGGTTCGTGCGCGCTGCCATCGGCCCGATCCTCTCCGGCCTCCAGTCGCTGCCGTCGGTGGCCTGGGTGCCGGCGGCGATCATCTGGTTCGGGCTGACCAACTCCACCATCTACGCGGTGGTGTTGCTCGGCGCGGTGCCCTCGATCGCCAACGGTCTGGTCGCCGGGGTCGACCAGATCCCGCCGCTGTACCTGCGCGCGGGCCGCACCATCGGGGCCACCGGGTTCGCCGGCATCCGCCACGTGCTGCTGCCGGCCGCGCTGCCCGGCTACATCGCCGGGCTCAAGCAGGGGTGGGCGTTCTCCTGGCGCTCGCTGATGGCGGCCGAGCTGATCGCGACCTCGCCCGAGCTGGGCACCGGGCTCGGCCAGTTGCTGGACCAGGCGCGGGTGGACTCGGA includes these proteins:
- a CDS encoding ABC transporter ATP-binding protein → MTATLTQQPVTTERSSGHAARIDHVSKSFGRPGARQQVLDDITLDVAPGEFVCLLGASGCGKSTLLNLVAGLDKPTAGNIDVPGGRPALMFQEHALFPWLTAGKNIELALRMRGVPRAERRPEAERLLNLVRLKGAYGKRVHELSGGMRQRVALSRALAQDSKLLLMDEPFAALDAITRDVLHEELTRIWAETHVSVLFVTHNVSEAVRLAQRVVLLSSRPGRIAREWTVDIPQPRRIEDAAVADLSVEITEQLRGEIRRHGQH
- a CDS encoding phosphoadenylyl-sulfate reductase encodes the protein MTTTEHRTAGALQELAERAGRELEDASALEILRWGVETFGARFCVTSSMEDAVVAHLAARVRPGVDVVFLDTGYHFPETIGTRDAVGAVMDVNLITLTPRQSVAEQDAEYGPRLHDRDPDLCCALRKVAPLEEGLAGYDAWATGLRRDESPTRAGTPVVGWDARRGKVKLSPIARWTQEDVDAYVTEHGVLTNPLLMDGYASVGCAPCTRRVLAGEDARAGRWAGRGKTECGLHG
- a CDS encoding GTP-binding protein; amino-acid sequence: MTSIITGQPGPTERAPAASLLRFATAGSVDDGKSTLVGRLLHDSKSVLADQLEAVEHASRHRGTEGPDLALLTDGLRAEREQGITIDVAYRYFATPRRRFILADTPGHVQYTRNMVTGASTAELAVVLVDARNGVVEQTRRHAAVAALLRVPHIVLAVNKMDLVDYAEPVFAAIAEEFSAYVASLGIPGWSTVSTSGAAGAAGSADAWCTAIPISALAGDNVVAPSANMDWYGGPTVLEHLETVPVVADPARDVARFPVQYVIRPQSAEHPDYRGYAGQVASGVLRVGQPVVVLPSGRESVIEGIDALGDPVDAAWAPQSVTLRLADDLDVSRGDLIAPADAAPASTQDVAATVCHVADRPLRVGDRVLLKHTTRTVKAIVKDIPSRLTLDDLSQHPAPGELAANDIGQVVLRTAQPLALDTYAASRRTGSFLLIDPADGTTLTAGMAGEAFAAGPAESGARPGGDPERGV
- the cysD gene encoding sulfate adenylyltransferase subunit CysD; amino-acid sequence: MTPPASVGADTDNPYALAHLDALESEAVHIFREVAGEFERPVILFSGGKDSIVMLHLALKAFTPAPVPFALLHVDTGHNFPEVIDYRDRVAERHGLRLHVASVQEFIDRGELRERPDGTRNPLQTVPLLDAIEKNRFDAVFGGGRRDEEKARAKERVFSLRDEFGGWDPRRQRPELWQLYNGRHSPGEHVRVFPLSNWTELDVWQYIEREKIDLPAIYYAHEREVFSRSGMWLAPGEWGGPREGERVERRLVRYRTVGDMSCTGAVDSQAATISQVIEEIAASRLTERGATRADDKLSEAAMEDRKREGYF
- a CDS encoding aliphatic sulfonate ABC transporter substrate-binding protein, encoding MSALPAPRARRARRRLLAATALAPLLIGALGACGYGSEKEDDGKKPAAKAKGAKIDGLDSVRIGYFANVTHATPLVGIQEGLIQKELGGTQIKPFTFNAGPSEIEALNAGSIDIGWIGPSPAINGYTKSGGQNLRIIGGSASGGVSLVANPDKIKTPDDLKGKRIATPQKGNTQDVALLNYLSEKGYDVDAQTGKGDVSVIRQDNKEIPTSFKQGGIDGAWVPEPTASKLVAEGGKVILDERDLWEGGKFVITNVIVSQKFLKEHPKVVEAVLRGSVRTNDWIKANPDAAKKQVNAALKNLTGSQLDAKVLDPAFKNVDVTNDPLAKTLRDEAEHAVEAGLLEKPKLDGIYDLTLLNKVLKAAGKPEVEDAGLGAS
- the cysC gene encoding adenylyl-sulfate kinase, which encodes MSTAPADGPTAGTPHDANAVRATRSVGGTVWLTGLPSAGKTTIAYALAERLTGEGHRVEVLDGDEIREFLSAGLGFSRADRHTNVQRIGFVAELLASHGVITLVPVIAPYADSREAVRKRHQSAGTPYLEVHVATPVEVCSERDVKGLYAKQAAGEISGLTGVDDPYEAPTDPDLRIETHRQGVHESAAALHALLATRGMV
- a CDS encoding ABC transporter permease; its protein translation is MASTDNSSSTGPAGPEPQAAGPAAGTTVTKEPAATGAPEGGPDQLAGLEAGLDALDTQTRTRVPLARVLLDKVVPPIVAIALVLTAWQLAYHFEVKPHYQLPSPADVARALQDKWLDGTLLGYVWESVSRGALGFAASLIIGTPLGLLVARVWFVRAAIGPILSGLQSLPSVAWVPAAIIWFGLTNSTIYAVVLLGAVPSIANGLVAGVDQIPPLYLRAGRTIGATGFAGIRHVLLPAALPGYIAGLKQGWAFSWRSLMAAELIATSPELGTGLGQLLDQARVDSDMSLVLAAILLILIVGIGIELLIFAPIERRVLRSRGLLASNR